A genomic segment from Candidatus Micrarchaeota archaeon encodes:
- a CDS encoding DEAD/DEAH box helicase, producing MDLSWGELAPYDRLVNTALIEPRSYQINIIKSIYSGRNTLVVLPTGLGKTLIAIFAIAQSLHNGKRALILAPTKPLGEQHYKSLSDMLNIDKEGILLLTGGISRSKRQELEASAKVIVATPQTVSNDLKRGRISLEDFGAVIFDECHRAVGRYAYTYIAEESKLRGLQLIGLTASPGSDRKKINALISELGIENIEIRISSDPDVEPYVMRKDTTVITTDKGRVVEGILALLKPVIDTHLSNLYSHGLSPFRDFQNMPKGRLLQIGDAIRKIEARNYRFMGIFNYVYVLDLAHAYDLVSTEGLYPFVSYMESLEGREKKSRTVKSILSNKSVIAAKKLAVEAIERGEEHPKMSMVVRLLKGDLGGSSAIVFAQFRSTTRRLTALLKENGIEATEFIGKGGGVTQEEQQRIIRDFRSGKFKVLVATSIGEEGLDIPNVDAVVFYEPIPNEIRSIQRKGRAGRVKFGRIFILVTKGTKDETYLFISRVKERRMRDNVLKIKDRMDRGFDYRAPSGGQRLLAK from the coding sequence ATGGACTTGTCGTGGGGCGAGCTTGCACCTTATGATAGGCTTGTGAACACAGCGCTCATAGAGCCGAGGTCGTACCAGATAAACATCATAAAGAGCATATATTCTGGCAGGAACACCCTTGTGGTGCTGCCCACCGGCCTCGGGAAGACGCTCATAGCGATATTCGCGATAGCGCAGTCGCTGCACAACGGGAAGAGGGCGCTAATACTTGCTCCTACAAAGCCATTGGGTGAGCAGCACTACAAATCGCTCTCCGATATGCTCAACATAGACAAGGAGGGCATACTCCTTTTGACTGGAGGCATAAGCAGGTCGAAGAGGCAGGAGCTCGAGGCCAGCGCCAAGGTCATAGTGGCAACTCCGCAGACTGTTTCCAACGACTTGAAGCGGGGCCGCATATCCCTTGAGGATTTCGGCGCGGTCATATTCGATGAATGCCACAGGGCAGTTGGAAGATACGCATATACCTACATAGCAGAGGAATCCAAGCTGCGCGGGCTGCAGCTCATAGGTCTAACCGCTTCACCTGGGAGCGACAGGAAGAAGATAAACGCGCTCATATCCGAGCTAGGCATAGAGAACATAGAGATAAGGATAAGCTCAGATCCGGATGTCGAGCCGTACGTGATGCGCAAGGACACCACTGTGATCACGACGGACAAGGGCAGGGTCGTTGAAGGCATACTTGCGCTGCTCAAGCCGGTAATAGATACCCACCTTTCCAACCTGTACTCGCACGGGCTTAGCCCCTTCAGGGACTTCCAGAACATGCCGAAGGGACGATTGCTGCAGATAGGCGACGCAATAAGGAAGATAGAGGCTCGCAACTACAGGTTCATGGGCATATTCAACTACGTCTACGTGCTCGACCTTGCGCATGCGTACGATCTGGTGAGCACCGAGGGGCTTTACCCTTTCGTAAGCTACATGGAAAGCCTTGAGGGCCGCGAGAAGAAGAGCAGGACCGTAAAGAGCATACTCTCCAACAAGTCTGTGATTGCTGCCAAGAAGCTCGCAGTAGAGGCGATTGAGAGGGGGGAGGAGCACCCGAAGATGTCCATGGTCGTCAGGCTCCTGAAGGGTGACCTCGGCGGAAGCAGCGCGATAGTGTTCGCGCAGTTCAGGTCCACTACAAGGAGGCTCACAGCGCTTTTGAAGGAGAACGGCATAGAGGCAACTGAGTTCATAGGCAAGGGCGGAGGAGTCACACAGGAGGAGCAGCAGCGCATAATAAGGGATTTCCGCAGCGGGAAGTTCAAGGTGCTCGTGGCAACGTCCATAGGTGAGGAGGGCCTTGACATACCCAATGTCGATGCAGTGGTTTTCTACGAGCCCATACCGAACGAGATAAGGAGCATACAGCGCAAGGGAAGGGCCGGAAGGGTGAAGTTCGGGCGCATATTCATACTGGTTACGAAGGGTACGAAGGACGAGACGTATCTCTTCATATCAAGGGTCAAGGAGAGGAGGATGAGGGACAACGTACTTAAGATAAAGGACAGGATGGACCGCGGATTCGACTACCGTGCTCCATCAGGAGGCCAGCGCCTTCTCGCCAAGTGA
- a CDS encoding type II toxin-antitoxin system HicA family toxin yields the protein MDHQTGSHIILRHKNPPHRRVTVPHHKEISKGTLRAIIREVGLEVDDFVELL from the coding sequence ATAGACCATCAGACAGGTAGCCACATAATATTGAGGCATAAGAATCCTCCACATAGGCGAGTTACTGTACCACATCATAAAGAAATTTCTAAAGGAACGTTAAGAGCCATAATAAGGGAAGTAGGATTAGAAGTAGATGATTTTGTTGAGCTTCTTTAA
- a CDS encoding type II toxin-antitoxin system HicB family antitoxin produces the protein MKFRIFIEKDEDNAYVATVPSLPGCVSEGKTRKDALKNVKDAIKGYLYSLKKHNEPIPPSIYEDVVEVSA, from the coding sequence ATAGAAAAGGACGAAGATAATGCTTATGTAGCTACAGTACCTTCATTACCAGGATGCGTTTCTGAAGGCAAAACAAGAAAAGATGCTCTGAAGAACGTGAAGGATGCGATAAAAGGTTACCTTTATAGCTTAAAGAAACACAATGAACCGATACCTCCTTCCATATATGAAGATGTGGTTGAGGTAAGTGCCTAG